A region from the Buteo buteo chromosome 19, bButBut1.hap1.1, whole genome shotgun sequence genome encodes:
- the NOPCHAP1 gene encoding NOP protein chaperone 1 gives MAADGGAAGPAASRELLVVGRRGGLEETLLINSKCSSKKATTLQTVRMPRSNVLDRVQSFLPQMAHANDELRRKMVTAPAHQFDIENLDTATEKVIEMNVAVVELSDSDTDEEILTSEDESESEDDCTTNEVTIDNIKFPKQKGEKGKIEILDSKVNE, from the exons ATGGCGGCGGACGGCGgagcggcgggcccggccgcctCTCgggagctgctggtggtggggcGGCGAGGAG GGCTGGAAGAAACTTTGTTGATTAATTCAAAATGTAGCAGCAAGAAGGCCACAACTTTACAGACAGTTAGGATGCCAAGGAGTAATG ttttggacCGAGTACAGAGCTTTTTACCGCAGATGGCCCATGCAAATGAtgagctgagaagaaaaatggtaaCAGCACCAGCTCATCAGTTTGATATTGAAAATCTAGACACTGCAACAGAAAAAGTTATAGAAATG AATGTGGCTGTAGTTGAACTGAGTGATTCTGATACAGATGAAGAAATACTAACTTCAGAAGATGAATCAGAATCTGAAGATGACTGTACAACTAATGAAGTGACAATAGACAACATTAAGTTTCctaaacaaaaaggagaaaagggcaAAATAGAAATTTTGGACAGCAAAGTAAATGAGtaa